The proteins below are encoded in one region of Candidatus Effluviviaceae Genus I sp.:
- the pstA gene encoding phosphate ABC transporter permease PstA produces MKFARIEEAFFKALMAVATMVILATLVLILGAVLVKGLPAMNLAMVTQTPKGGFYLGKEGGILNAIVGSLYVTGGATLIAFVVALPIVLFLNAYARKGSRFVELTRFSFDVLWGVPSIVYGAFGFAVMLFLGLRASLLGGIIAVAFLMLPIMARAMDEVVRMVPKELLDASYSVGATRLETARKVLARQALPGILTAVLIAFGRGIGDAASVMFTAGFTDSLPHSLFGPAATLPLAIFFQLGTPVPEVQERAYASALVLTVIILITSVVARLIGRRVARHTVG; encoded by the coding sequence GTGAAGTTCGCGAGGATCGAGGAGGCCTTCTTCAAGGCGCTCATGGCCGTCGCCACGATGGTCATCCTGGCGACCCTCGTGCTCATCCTCGGGGCGGTGCTCGTCAAGGGGCTCCCCGCGATGAACCTCGCGATGGTCACGCAGACGCCGAAGGGCGGCTTCTACCTCGGCAAGGAGGGCGGGATCCTGAACGCGATCGTGGGCTCGCTCTACGTGACGGGCGGCGCCACGCTCATCGCGTTCGTCGTGGCGCTTCCGATCGTCCTCTTCCTCAACGCCTACGCCAGGAAGGGGTCGCGCTTCGTGGAGCTGACGAGGTTCTCGTTCGACGTCCTCTGGGGCGTGCCGTCCATCGTGTACGGCGCGTTCGGGTTCGCCGTGATGCTCTTCCTCGGGCTCCGGGCGTCGCTCCTGGGCGGCATCATCGCCGTGGCGTTCCTGATGCTCCCCATCATGGCGCGCGCGATGGACGAGGTCGTGCGCATGGTGCCAAAGGAGCTGCTCGACGCGTCGTACTCGGTGGGCGCGACGAGGCTGGAGACGGCGAGGAAGGTGCTCGCGAGGCAGGCCCTCCCGGGGATCCTCACGGCGGTGCTCATCGCGTTCGGGCGCGGCATCGGCGACGCGGCCTCGGTCATGTTCACCGCGGGGTTCACGGACTCGCTGCCGCACTCGCTGTTCGGACCGGCGGCGACGCTGCCGCTCGCCATCTTCTTCCAGCTCGGGACGCCGGTCCCCGAGGTCCAGGAGCGGGCGTACGCGTCGGCCCTCGTGCTCACCGTCATCATCCTCATCACGAGCGTCGTCGCGCGGCTCATCGGCCGCCGGGTCGCCCGGCACACCGTCGGCTAG